From Woronichinia naegeliana WA131, the proteins below share one genomic window:
- the lepB gene encoding signal peptidase I: MTPSPHPELTAPEKSLWRSLRENGLLLLIALIFALLIRTFVAEPRFIPSDSMIPTLEKGDRLVVEKLSYHFQEPQAGDIVVFSPPDLLQAQGYAANQAFIKRVIATGGDTVAVREGKVYRNDQPLEEDYIMESPRYALPRVKVPEGYLFVMGDNRNNSNDSHIWGFLPKDHLIGQAVFRFFPFDRLGTV, from the coding sequence ATGACCCCATCCCCCCATCCCGAACTCACTGCTCCTGAAAAAAGCCTTTGGCGATCGCTGCGAGAAAATGGCCTATTGCTACTTATTGCATTGATTTTCGCGCTACTCATTCGGACATTTGTGGCAGAACCCCGTTTTATTCCCTCCGATTCCATGATTCCCACCCTCGAAAAAGGCGATCGCTTAGTGGTTGAAAAATTGTCCTATCACTTTCAGGAACCCCAAGCTGGCGACATTGTGGTGTTTAGTCCTCCCGATCTGCTGCAAGCCCAGGGTTATGCCGCCAATCAAGCCTTTATTAAACGGGTCATTGCCACTGGGGGAGATACGGTTGCAGTACGAGAGGGTAAAGTCTATCGCAATGATCAACCCCTAGAGGAAGATTACATAATGGAAAGTCCACGCTACGCATTACCTAGAGTCAAAGTCCCAGAAGGTTATCTATTTGTGATGGGAGATAATCGCAACAATAGTAATGACTCCCATATTTGGGGCTTTTTACCGAAAGATCATCTCATCGGTCAGGCCGTTTTTCGCTTCTTTCCTTTTGATCGTCTAGGGACTGTCTGA
- a CDS encoding S41 family peptidase: MKYRKFWVTLLISLVLITTYLGWTPDALAFTEEQKLVLQSWRLVNQSYLDDTFNHQNWWNLRQQYIKRPLRDRKETYKAIEEMLATLDEPFTRLLRPDQYHNLQVSTSGALSGVGLQININPDSGKLEVIAPLAGSPAEAAGITAHDRILAIDDVDTDTLSLDEAAARMRGPKGTSVSLSILSDGQQQARPITLIRDRISLSPVFANLDRSDRQNPVGYIRLSQFSANASQKVAQAIKTLQTQGAKAYILDLRNNPGGLLQAGIDIARLWLPEGTIVYTVNRQGIQDSFTAEGEALSNAPLVVLVNQGTASASEILAGALQDNGRAILVGEKTFGKGLIQSLFELSDGAGLAVTVAKYETPSHKDIHKLGIVPDQVVAQSALSFPQVTSPEDIQYQTAMQVLNEKVVLAHAH, encoded by the coding sequence ATGAAATATCGCAAGTTTTGGGTAACTCTACTCATCAGTTTGGTTTTAATAACCACCTATTTGGGCTGGACACCCGACGCACTGGCCTTTACGGAAGAACAAAAGTTAGTTTTGCAATCCTGGCGTTTAGTTAATCAGTCCTACTTAGACGATACCTTTAATCATCAAAATTGGTGGAATCTGCGTCAGCAATATATTAAACGTCCTCTCCGCGATCGCAAGGAAACCTACAAGGCGATTGAAGAGATGTTGGCCACTTTAGATGAGCCGTTTACCCGTCTTCTCCGTCCCGATCAATATCACAATTTACAAGTTAGTACTTCGGGAGCCTTATCGGGAGTGGGGCTGCAAATTAATATCAATCCCGATAGCGGTAAATTAGAAGTCATTGCGCCTTTAGCGGGTTCTCCGGCAGAAGCGGCTGGTATTACGGCCCATGATCGCATTTTAGCCATTGATGATGTGGACACGGATACCCTGAGTTTAGATGAAGCAGCGGCCCGGATGCGAGGCCCCAAGGGAACAAGCGTTTCGCTGTCAATTCTCTCCGATGGTCAGCAACAGGCTCGACCCATTACCCTGATCCGCGATCGCATTTCTCTCAGTCCTGTTTTTGCCAATTTAGATCGTTCAGATCGCCAAAATCCCGTCGGTTATATCCGTCTGAGTCAATTTAGTGCTAACGCTTCCCAGAAGGTTGCCCAGGCCATTAAAACGCTGCAAACCCAGGGAGCAAAGGCTTATATCCTCGACCTTCGGAACAATCCAGGCGGGTTACTGCAAGCGGGTATTGACATTGCTCGACTCTGGCTCCCCGAAGGAACGATTGTCTATACCGTTAATCGTCAAGGTATTCAGGACAGTTTTACAGCCGAAGGAGAAGCCCTTAGCAATGCCCCCTTAGTCGTCTTGGTAAATCAGGGAACGGCCAGTGCCAGTGAAATTTTAGCCGGAGCCTTACAGGATAACGGACGAGCTATCTTAGTGGGGGAAAAAACCTTTGGTAAGGGTCTAATCCAATCGTTATTTGAGTTAAGTGATGGAGCCGGTTTAGCGGTCACTGTCGCTAAGTACGAAACTCCCAGTCATAAGGATATTCACAAATTAGGAATTGTCCCCGATCAGGTGGTGGCCCAATCCGCCTTAAGTTTTCCCCAGGTAACTTCCCCTGAAGATATTCAATATCAAACTGCTATGCAGGTTTTGAATGAAAAAGTGGTGTTAGCCCATGCCCATTAA
- a CDS encoding gluconokinase, GntK/IdnK-type, translating into MGVSGSGKTVIGRLLSERLECDFLEGDRRHPPSNIIKMLSQNPLQDEDRRQWLLEIEDDIGRAIDRSRETVITCSALKASYRKQLTSLKRVQLVWLNVPKLELEQRLIKRLNHYMKLEMLHSQIATFEPISPEENTITMDGLLPPIEIVNELLRRTTLLFPSMNKAWWQRCRR; encoded by the coding sequence ATGGGTGTAAGTGGCTCAGGAAAGACTGTAATAGGTCGTCTTCTATCTGAGCGATTAGAGTGTGACTTTCTGGAAGGCGATCGCCGACATCCTCCGTCAAACATTATCAAGATGCTTTCACAGAATCCCCTGCAAGATGAAGATCGCCGCCAGTGGCTTCTAGAAATAGAGGATGATATTGGACGAGCAATAGATCGAAGCCGAGAAACTGTCATAACCTGCTCTGCGCTAAAAGCGTCCTATAGAAAACAACTTACATCTCTAAAGCGAGTTCAGTTAGTGTGGCTAAATGTACCTAAATTAGAACTGGAGCAGAGACTGATCAAACGCTTAAATCACTATATGAAACTTGAAATGCTTCACAGTCAGATCGCTACATTTGAGCCAATTAGTCCAGAAGAGAATACAATCACTATGGATGGATTGTTGCCACCAATTGAGATTGTCAATGAATTGCTTCGTCGGACAACTCTATTGTTTCCAAGCATGAATAAGGCATGGTGGCAGAGATGTAGAAGATGA
- a CDS encoding DUF29 domain-containing protein produces MTKTLTPPKLLYDHDFLQWTEETIAHLQNRDFNQLDITNLIEEIDSLGKSQKNAFKGQIRTLIEHIIKRCYVDMPLEYNGWERTIRNIRPEIEDLIETSPSLENDYPQLLDRVYQQCLKKLRPEYQNTDFPDTWQFTRSLDDLLNLDLWE; encoded by the coding sequence ATGACTAAAACCCTTACTCCTCCAAAATTATTATATGATCACGATTTTTTACAATGGACAGAAGAGACGATCGCCCATTTACAAAACCGTGACTTTAATCAACTTGATATTACCAATTTAATTGAGGAAATTGATAGCTTGGGGAAATCACAGAAAAATGCCTTTAAAGGTCAAATCCGTACCTTAATCGAGCATATTATAAAACGCTGTTATGTTGATATGCCCCTTGAATATAATGGTTGGGAAAGAACAATTCGCAATATTCGCCCCGAAATTGAAGATTTAATCGAAACTTCTCCTAGCCTGGAAAATGATTATCCTCAATTGCTTGATCGTGTTTATCAACAATGTCTAAAAAAATTGCGACCCGAATATCAAAATACCGATTTTCCTGATACCTGGCAATTTACGCGATCGCTGGATGATCTTCTCAATTTAGACCTCTGGGAATAG
- the glmS gene encoding glutamine--fructose-6-phosphate transaminase (isomerizing), with product MCGIVGYIGTQTAINVLIDGLERLEYRGYDSAGIATISEGEVDCIRAKGKLVNLKEKLEREVNTARIGIGHTRWATHGKPEERNAHPHRDNSGRMAVVQNGIIENYQDLREELKEKGYTFHSETDTEVIPILLEDIYKNIDKTNADAFLHAIQQTIARLEGAFAIAVLCADYPDELIVARQQAPLILGFGQGEFFCASDVTALVAHTRTVLSLENGEIARLTPLGVEVYDFALNRLRKLPRTLDWSSTTVEKQGFRHFMLKEIYEQPAVVRTCLETYLDAHWQSDQPTSPIQLGLAPELIDNLQHIQVLACGTSWHSALVGKYLLEQVAGIPTTVHYASEFRYSPTPLTPNTLTIGVTQSGETADTLAALEMEKQRRLTLASPYEPRIMGITNRPESTLANMVGQIINTQAGIEIGVAATKTFTAQLMGFYFLALDLAYRHQSLPLDQLAAIINGLRQLPAQIESILEKQEKAIETLAHDFADTQDFIFIGRGINFPIALEGALKLKEISYIHAEGYPAGEMKHGPIALLDSKVPVVAIAMPGLVHDKVLSNAQEAKARDARLIGVTPNDDLEARSIFDDLLLVPPVEELLSPIVAVIPLQLLAYHIAARRGLDVDQPRNLAKSVTVE from the coding sequence ATGTGTGGAATTGTTGGTTACATCGGCACTCAGACTGCAATTAATGTTTTAATCGATGGTTTAGAACGGTTAGAGTATCGTGGTTATGATTCAGCCGGAATTGCAACCATTAGTGAAGGTGAAGTGGATTGTATTCGTGCCAAAGGCAAACTGGTCAATCTCAAGGAAAAATTAGAACGGGAAGTCAATACCGCCCGCATTGGCATTGGCCATACCCGTTGGGCAACTCATGGGAAACCCGAAGAACGGAATGCCCATCCCCATCGAGATAATAGTGGGCGCATGGCGGTTGTCCAGAATGGCATTATCGAGAATTATCAGGATTTACGCGAAGAACTCAAAGAGAAGGGTTATACTTTTCACTCTGAAACCGATACAGAAGTAATCCCGATCCTGCTGGAAGATATTTATAAAAATATTGATAAAACCAATGCTGATGCTTTTCTCCATGCTATCCAACAGACCATTGCCCGCTTAGAAGGGGCCTTTGCGATCGCCGTTTTATGTGCAGATTATCCAGATGAATTGATTGTGGCCCGTCAACAGGCCCCGTTAATTTTGGGATTCGGACAAGGGGAATTTTTCTGTGCCTCCGATGTCACCGCTTTAGTGGCCCATACCCGCACCGTACTGTCTTTGGAAAATGGGGAAATTGCCCGTTTAACACCATTAGGGGTTGAGGTTTATGACTTTGCCTTGAATCGTCTGCGGAAATTACCCCGTACTCTCGATTGGAGTTCGACCACCGTTGAAAAACAAGGTTTTCGGCACTTTATGCTCAAGGAAATCTATGAGCAACCGGCGGTAGTGCGTACTTGTTTGGAAACTTACTTAGATGCCCATTGGCAGAGCGATCAACCTACTTCTCCTATTCAACTGGGCTTAGCTCCCGAATTAATCGATAATTTGCAGCATATTCAAGTTCTCGCCTGTGGAACCAGTTGGCACTCGGCTTTGGTGGGCAAGTATCTATTAGAACAAGTGGCGGGCATTCCCACGACAGTACATTATGCCTCTGAGTTTCGCTATTCTCCCACCCCCCTTACGCCCAATACGCTAACCATTGGGGTGACGCAATCGGGGGAAACGGCGGATACATTGGCTGCATTGGAAATGGAAAAACAGCGTCGTTTAACCTTGGCTTCTCCCTACGAACCCCGCATTATGGGGATTACCAATCGTCCCGAAAGTACCCTAGCCAATATGGTTGGCCAGATTATTAATACCCAAGCAGGGATTGAAATCGGGGTGGCGGCCACCAAAACCTTTACGGCTCAGTTAATGGGTTTTTATTTCCTTGCCTTAGATTTGGCCTATCGTCATCAATCTTTACCCTTGGATCAATTAGCCGCAATTATTAATGGTTTGCGTCAGTTGCCTGCCCAAATTGAAAGTATTTTAGAAAAACAAGAAAAGGCGATCGAAACCCTGGCCCACGATTTTGCTGATACGCAAGATTTTATTTTTATTGGTCGCGGGATCAATTTCCCGATCGCCTTAGAAGGTGCGTTAAAACTGAAGGAAATTAGCTATATTCATGCCGAAGGTTATCCCGCCGGAGAAATGAAACATGGCCCCATTGCCTTATTAGATTCAAAGGTTCCTGTCGTGGCGATCGCCATGCCTGGGTTAGTCCATGACAAGGTTTTATCCAATGCCCAGGAAGCCAAAGCACGGGATGCGCGGTTAATTGGTGTAACTCCCAATGATGATCTCGAAGCGCGATCAATTTTTGATGATTTGTTATTGGTTCCTCCAGTGGAAGAATTATTGTCGCCGATTGTGGCAGTCATTCCTTTGCAATTATTGGCCTATCATATTGCGGCCCGCCGAGGTTTAGACGTGGATCAACCGCGTAATTTAGCGAAGTCCGTTACGGTGGAATAG
- a CDS encoding DUF3172 domain-containing protein gives MARKPPRYTPPRSYPREREYETPVSKSKINYGTIALFGGIFVLGVGVGIGFSSTASFNPENVASREVIDRSAPNAELCIQFGSSAIVTDMRVFVTLNPFNVFVTQPIMQPGCVLRRNNWTILEQQKLVDSQQVNACKNRMNTFGFTGPLEGKPKIDCIYQNEAAGNLFVNQPGAVGPRPETDKF, from the coding sequence ATGGCCCGTAAACCCCCTCGCTATACGCCCCCCCGTTCCTACCCCAGGGAGAGGGAATACGAAACGCCAGTCTCCAAATCAAAAATAAACTACGGCACGATCGCTCTTTTTGGCGGTATTTTTGTGCTGGGAGTAGGGGTCGGAATTGGTTTTAGCTCAACGGCCAGTTTTAACCCAGAGAATGTCGCTTCACGGGAAGTCATTGATCGAAGTGCGCCTAATGCTGAACTTTGTATCCAGTTCGGATCTAGTGCGATTGTTACGGATATGCGGGTATTTGTCACCCTTAACCCCTTTAATGTTTTCGTCACCCAACCGATCATGCAACCAGGCTGCGTTCTGCGTCGTAATAACTGGACGATTCTAGAACAGCAAAAATTGGTGGATTCTCAGCAGGTCAATGCTTGTAAAAATCGCATGAATACATTTGGCTTTACCGGCCCCTTAGAAGGCAAACCCAAAATTGACTGCATTTATCAAAACGAGGCAGCTGGTAATCTCTTTGTCAATCAACCTGGAGCCGTTGGCCCCCGTCCCGAAACCGATAAGTTTTAA
- a CDS encoding D-alanyl-D-alanine carboxypeptidase, whose amino-acid sequence MIDGISLAMFGFLAQLWGGNPQSLPLGAVVSWQQAKIFDIPTQEDPVVTSLIQDYLQALAAKGYDPNRQGIWMRTEWAYLAQQREDLPVSAASLTKVATSLAAMDKWGLDHRFETRFYTLGTLQNGVLTGDLVIEGGYDPLFVWEEAIAVGNALNQLGLQKITGNIIVTGPFAMNFKTEPAIAGHLLKQALDSSQWSPFVEKQYQALPVNTPRPQVIITGTVQPQSTLPPDAQLLLRHQSLPVAQLLKQMNIYSNNDMAEMFAQSVGGATVVAQTASRLAHISASEIQLKNGSGLAIENRLSPRAVTQLFMTLEDKLKAVNLSLSDLFPVMGRDRQGTLQWRNMPQGLTVKTGTLNQVSALTGMIPTQERGIVWFTIINSGSNFDRLRAEQDKLLQRLAQHWQILPTNLNPGPTDKINLGDPTRNVAENSNPKGV is encoded by the coding sequence ATGATCGACGGTATTAGCTTGGCCATGTTTGGCTTTTTAGCTCAACTGTGGGGGGGCAATCCCCAATCTCTTCCCTTGGGAGCAGTGGTTTCCTGGCAGCAGGCTAAGATTTTTGACATACCCACCCAGGAAGATCCCGTCGTCACCAGTTTGATTCAAGATTATCTCCAGGCGTTAGCGGCCAAAGGTTATGATCCCAATCGTCAAGGCATTTGGATGCGAACTGAATGGGCCTATCTCGCCCAGCAAAGAGAAGATCTGCCGGTTTCAGCCGCCTCCCTAACCAAAGTGGCAACGAGTTTAGCGGCCATGGATAAATGGGGTTTAGATCATCGTTTTGAAACTCGTTTTTATACCTTAGGAACGCTACAAAATGGGGTATTGACAGGAGACTTAGTGATTGAAGGGGGTTATGATCCCTTGTTTGTTTGGGAGGAAGCGATCGCGGTTGGCAATGCTTTAAATCAGTTAGGCCTGCAAAAAATCACGGGTAATATCATCGTTACTGGCCCCTTTGCCATGAATTTTAAAACTGAGCCAGCGATCGCCGGACACCTCTTGAAACAGGCTCTAGATTCTTCCCAATGGTCGCCTTTTGTCGAAAAGCAATATCAAGCTTTACCTGTCAATACACCCCGTCCCCAAGTCATCATTACCGGAACTGTACAGCCTCAATCCACCCTTCCTCCTGATGCCCAATTGCTCCTGCGCCATCAATCACTCCCTGTCGCCCAATTGCTGAAACAGATGAATATTTACAGCAATAATGACATGGCCGAAATGTTTGCTCAGTCGGTGGGGGGAGCTACGGTGGTTGCTCAAACAGCTTCTCGTTTAGCCCATATTTCCGCCTCTGAAATCCAACTCAAAAATGGTTCCGGTTTAGCCATTGAAAATCGACTTTCTCCCCGTGCAGTCACCCAACTGTTTATGACGTTAGAGGATAAATTAAAAGCGGTGAATCTCTCTCTGTCTGATTTATTTCCCGTCATGGGCCGCGATCGCCAAGGAACGCTGCAATGGCGTAATATGCCCCAGGGATTAACGGTAAAAACAGGAACCCTCAATCAAGTGAGTGCCTTAACCGGCATGATTCCGACCCAAGAAAGAGGCATTGTCTGGTTCACGATTATCAATAGCGGCTCTAATTTTGATCGTTTACGGGCTGAACAGGATAAATTATTGCAACGCTTGGCCCAACATTGGCAGATTTTACCCACCAACCTCAATCCAGGGCCAACGGATAAAATCAATCTCGGTGATCCAACCCGCAATGTAGCGGAAAATAGCAACCCCAAAGGGGTGTAG
- the tyrS gene encoding tyrosine--tRNA ligase: protein MTVATSQTALAWLDRGTHEIFPHQPDSDNPSENLAQLLAQSDRPLRIKLGIDPTGSDIHLGHSIPFRKLRAFQDAGHTAVVIIGDFTAQIGDPTGKSEVRKQLTADQVRSNARSYLEQLRPILDFETPGRLEICYNSDWLSQLNLAKIQELLATMTVGQMLAKEGFSERFTQETPIFLHEFLYPLMQGYDSVMVDADVELGGTDQKFNIAIGRDLQRHFGKPPQFGLLLPILIGTDGSQKMSKSLNNYVGLREDALSMYSKLEKVPDSLLKDYFELLTNLPLDSLPENPRECQKRLAVEVVAQFHGREAALTAQQTAQAIVTQGNTAAAESVPEFSLAHTQFPVKLFYLLSATGLCTSSGEGRRQLQGGSVRLDGDRVTEVDVTFESETDLEGKILQVGKKKFIRLVA from the coding sequence ATGACTGTTGCCACCTCTCAAACTGCATTGGCTTGGTTAGATCGCGGAACCCACGAAATCTTTCCCCATCAACCGGACTCCGATAATCCCAGTGAAAATCTTGCTCAATTGCTGGCCCAGAGCGATCGCCCCCTAAGAATAAAATTGGGGATTGACCCCACCGGCAGCGATATTCATTTAGGCCATAGTATTCCCTTTCGCAAATTACGAGCCTTTCAAGATGCTGGCCATACGGCGGTGGTGATTATTGGTGACTTTACGGCCCAGATTGGCGATCCCACCGGCAAATCGGAAGTTCGCAAACAATTAACGGCAGATCAAGTCCGTAGTAATGCGAGGAGCTATTTAGAACAATTGCGACCGATTTTGGATTTTGAAACCCCTGGCAGACTGGAAATTTGCTATAACAGCGATTGGCTGAGTCAGTTAAATTTAGCGAAAATTCAAGAATTATTAGCCACTATGACGGTGGGTCAAATGTTAGCCAAAGAGGGTTTTTCGGAACGATTTACCCAGGAAACGCCAATCTTTCTCCATGAATTTCTCTATCCTTTGATGCAGGGTTATGATTCGGTGATGGTGGATGCGGATGTGGAATTGGGAGGAACGGATCAAAAATTTAATATTGCCATCGGTCGAGATTTACAACGTCATTTTGGGAAACCGCCTCAATTTGGTCTATTGCTACCGATTTTGATTGGGACGGATGGCAGTCAAAAAATGTCTAAGTCGCTCAATAATTATGTGGGACTGCGAGAAGATGCCCTTTCCATGTACTCGAAGTTGGAAAAAGTACCGGATAGTTTACTCAAGGATTATTTTGAATTACTGACCAATTTACCCCTAGATTCTTTACCCGAAAATCCCAGGGAATGCCAAAAAAGATTAGCGGTGGAAGTTGTCGCTCAGTTTCATGGTCGGGAAGCAGCCTTAACGGCTCAACAAACAGCCCAGGCGATCGTCACCCAGGGCAATACGGCAGCAGCAGAAAGCGTGCCAGAATTTTCCCTCGCTCATACCCAGTTTCCAGTTAAACTCTTCTATCTGCTCAGTGCAACGGGGCTTTGTACCAGTAGTGGGGAAGGTCGTCGTCAACTCCAAGGCGGTTCGGTGCGTTTAGACGGCGATCGCGTTACCGAGGTTGATGTTACCTTTGAGAGTGAAACTGACTTGGAGGGAAAAATTCTACAGGTAGGCAAGAAAAAGTTCATTCGTTTAGTTGCCTAA
- a CDS encoding RDD family protein, translating to MYDDAPPSPRPFPRVPLERRSYAYLMDFIAVWLLSSFATGWLQGMIFLGAWFGLRVILVETNQGQSLGSWAFDMKVIDLRSRRIPGIFELTKREGILGGTSLLAMVGLNINFLNAISMLLLIAPLLMNGGLALSDEMYNQAFHDRVAGTVVIRAKRGFSLDLRLKRWWYEAKTKWQEKQRR from the coding sequence ATGTACGATGATGCGCCACCGTCTCCCCGACCCTTTCCTAGAGTTCCCCTCGAACGCCGTTCCTATGCCTATTTGATGGATTTTATTGCCGTTTGGCTGCTCAGTTCCTTTGCGACGGGATGGTTGCAGGGGATGATCTTTCTGGGAGCTTGGTTTGGCTTGCGGGTAATTTTAGTAGAAACCAATCAGGGCCAAAGTTTGGGGAGTTGGGCCTTCGATATGAAAGTGATTGATCTGCGATCGCGGCGGATTCCGGGCATCTTCGAGTTGACTAAACGGGAAGGCATTTTAGGCGGCACTTCTTTATTGGCAATGGTGGGCTTAAATATTAATTTTCTTAACGCCATTTCTATGTTGTTATTAATCGCGCCTTTGTTGATGAATGGCGGTTTGGCTCTGAGTGATGAAATGTATAATCAAGCTTTCCATGATCGCGTCGCTGGAACGGTTGTTATTCGTGCTAAACGGGGATTTTCCCTCGACTTACGCTTAAAACGTTGGTGGTATGAAGCGAAAACAAAATGGCAGGAAAAACAACGAAGATAG
- a CDS encoding Rpn family recombination-promoting nuclease/putative transposase, producing MFDNACKFLAENFSEDYATWLLGRPVQLTKLSPTELSLEPIRADSLILEQSEDLVLHLEFQTEPDETMGFRMLDYRVRVYRRFPLKTMHQVVIYLKPTKSALVYQDSFQLGETTHHYRTIRLWEQSSDLFLTNPGLLPLAILTQSKEPTTRLREVAKGLDTIENQRVRANLMAATAVFAGLVMTPEMIKTILRNDIMKESAFYQDILQEGRQEGRQEGRQEGRQEGRQEGRQEGRQEGRQEGEVALLMRLLVKRFGNVSGSIESRLTQASIADLELWSDRFLEAKTLTDIFD from the coding sequence ATGTTTGACAATGCTTGCAAATTCCTAGCCGAAAACTTTTCTGAAGATTACGCCACTTGGTTGCTTGGTCGTCCCGTTCAATTGACCAAACTGAGTCCAACGGAATTATCTTTAGAGCCGATTCGCGCTGATTCTCTCATATTGGAACAATCGGAAGATCTCGTATTACACCTAGAATTTCAGACCGAACCCGATGAAACAATGGGCTTTCGGATGTTAGATTATCGAGTCAGGGTTTATCGTCGTTTTCCGCTTAAAACCATGCACCAAGTGGTTATTTATCTGAAACCAACTAAATCAGCCTTGGTTTATCAAGATAGCTTTCAACTAGGAGAAACAACTCATCATTATCGAACCATTCGTCTTTGGGAACAGTCTTCTGATTTATTTCTAACAAATCCGGGATTATTACCGTTGGCGATATTAACCCAAAGTAAGGAGCCAACAACACGATTACGGGAAGTTGCGAAGGGATTGGATACAATAGAAAACCAACGGGTGAGGGCTAATCTCATGGCTGCGACGGCAGTATTCGCAGGATTGGTGATGACACCTGAAATGATAAAAACAATTTTAAGGAACGACATTATGAAAGAATCAGCTTTCTATCAGGACATTTTACAAGAGGGTCGCCAAGAGGGTCGCCAAGAGGGTCGCCAAGAGGGTCGCCAAGAGGGTCGCCAAGAGGGTCGCCAAGAGGGTCGCCAAGAGGGTCGCCAAGAGGGAGAGGTTGCCCTGCTAATGCGATTATTGGTCAAACGTTTTGGAAATGTATCGGGGTCTATTGAATCTCGTTTAACTCAAGCTTCGATCGCCGACTTAGAATTATGGAGTGATCGCTTTTTAGAAGCAAAGACTTTAACGGATATATTTGATTAA